From a single Lolium rigidum isolate FL_2022 chromosome 7, APGP_CSIRO_Lrig_0.1, whole genome shotgun sequence genomic region:
- the LOC124678858 gene encoding vicilin-like seed storage protein At2g18540, which yields MAKDHSGEAPDGAGKEEGEVAARSRSRSKSLEEEEERPRGSRDRGHRGKSRRREEEEDGSESSGEDSAERRKRRRKEKERRRRRRSRRSRSESSGSSESESESSYSGSSAESESEPDSEEDRRRRRRRRRKEKEEEERRRRRKDKEKKRRKEKEREKGKKKKKEKKDLAKKTAVTNSWGKYGIIREVDMWNKRPEFTAWLLEVKQVNLEALSNWEEKQMFKEFMEDHNTATFPSKKYYDLDAYHRRMMEKEQKNGLKNASVVAVRTVFNDEEQRRLELLKERERRKEEEITALKCSMQTGMAQAMKQQSLLREEMMLQYKLGNFEAAAAIQKRLDPDAPPQ from the exons ATGGCGAAGGACCACAGCGGTGAGGCCCCAGATGGCGCCGGCaaggaggagggggaggtggcggcgcgcagccgcagccgcagcaaatccctagaggaggaggaggagcgtccGAGGGGGAGCCGAGACAGGGGCCACCGCGGCAAGTCAAGGAggcgtgaggaggaggaggacgggagtGAGAGCTCCGGCGAGGACTCGGCCGAGcggcggaagcggcggaggaaggagaaggagcggcggcggcggcggcggagcaggaggagCCGCAGCGAGAGCTCCGGCTCGTCGGAATCGGAGTCCGAGTCGTCGTACTCGGGTTCCAGCGCGGAGTCGGAGAGCGAGCCGGATTCGGAGGAGgacaggcggaggaggcggcggcggaggaggaaggagaaggaagaggaggagaggcggcggaggaggaaggacaaggagaagaagaggaggaaggagaaggagagggagaagggtaagaagaagaagaaggaaaagaaggATTTGGCGAAGAAGACTGCGGTGACCAACTCGTGGGGCAAGTATGGCATCATCCGCGAGGTTGATATGTG GAACAAGCGGCCAGAGTTCACTGCATGGTTGTTAGAAGtcaagcag GTTAATTTGGAGGCATTGTCTAATTGGGAAGAGAAACAGATGTTTAAGGA ATTCATGGAAGACCACAATACAGCCACATTTCCATCAAAAAA ATATTACGACTTAGATGCTTACCATCGCCGAATGATGGAGAAAGAGCAAAAGAATGGTTTAAAGAATGCTAGCGTGGTAGCAGTACGAACAGTATTTAATGATGAGGAACAACGACG GCTAGAACTGTTAAAAGAACGTGAACGTCGAAAGGAGGAAGAAATCACAGCTCTAAAATGCTCAATGCAAACTGGAATG GCTCAAGCGATGAAGCAGCAGTCCCTTCTACGCGAGGAAATGATGTTACAGTACAAGTTGGGAAATTTTGAG GCCGCAGCTGCAATCCAGAAAAGGTTGGATCCTGATGCTCCCCCGCAGTAG
- the LOC124678855 gene encoding syntaxin-81-like yields the protein MSRVRDRTEDYKDSVRVAALSHGYTESQLAALMSSFIIRKPSPRSPFTNAAVKTLESIRELEKFIVKHRKDYVDMHRTTEQERDTIEHEVGVFVKACKEQIDILKNRIHEDERNKRAKTWLGTSDENSRLDLIAHQHGVVLILSERLHSVTAQFDRLRSMRFQEAINRAMPRKKFKKKPETKLAETPKSNLVLQSDVSKAGDHEVSTAPLRVQEQLLDDETRALQVELTNLLDTVQETETKMIEMSALNHLMSTHVLQQAQQIQYLYDQAVEATNNVERGNKELSQAIQRNSSSRTFLLLFFFVLTFSVLFLDWYKN from the exons ATGTCGAGGGTCCGGGACAGGACGGAGGACTACAAGGACTCCGTCCGCGTTGCCGCGCTCTCCCACGGCTACACGGAG TCGCAATTGGCAGCGCTCATGTCGTCATTCATCATCCGGAAGCCGTCGCCCAGATCGCCGTTCACAAATGCAGCAGTCAAGACG CTTGAGAGTATCAGGGAACTCGAGAAGTTTATAGTGAAGCATAGGAAGGACTACGTGGACATGCATCGCACTACGGAGCAAGAGAGGGACACCATTGAGCATGAA GTTGGTGTTTTTGTTAAAGCATGCAAGGAACAGATAGATATCCTGAAGAACAGGATCCACGAAGATGAGAGGAACAAAAGGGCAAAGACATGGCTTGGCACAAGCGATGAGAATTCCCGGTTGGATTTGATAGCTCACCAGCATGGTGTG GTTTTGATTTTGAGCGAGCGTCTCCACTCAGTAACTGCACAATTTGATCGCCTTCGGTCCATGCGTTTTCAAGAAGCTATTAATAGGGCGATGCCAAGAAAGAAGTTTAAGAAGAAACCAGAAACAAAGCTTGCTGAAACACCCAAGTCAAACCTTGTATTACAATCTGATGTCTCAAAAGCTGGAGATCATGAAGTATCTACTGCACCCTTAAGAGTTCAAGAACAACTTTTGGATGATGAAACACGAGCTCTCCAG GTGGAGCTGACCAATCTTCTTGACACTGTCCAAGAAACGGAGACAAAGATGATTGAGATGTCGGCGCTTAATCATCTTATGTCAACACAtgttctacaacaagctcaacagATTCAGTATTTATACGACCAG GCAGTGGAAGCTACAAATAATGTGGAGCGTGGGAACAAGGAGCTATCCCAGGCGATCCAGCGGAACAGCAGCAGCAGAACCTTCCTCCTGCTTTTCTTCTTTGTTCTTACTTTCTCTGTTCTGTTTCTCGACTGGTACAAAAACTAA
- the LOC124678856 gene encoding E3 ubiquitin-protein ligase RMA1H1-like: protein MEGGGMDQGCMAAITNKPIVSDTKPMKNISGEMPATATAGSGSFDCNICLDFAADPVVTLCGHLYCWPCIYEWLRPSVGSASTDNRTLARQQCPVCKAALSADSLVPLYGRGGSSKKSLDGKAIPRRPMVHRENVEHQHAQSAVDHRHHQNMVEPIPPLRPLRHAHHHHSGATEFDFVYPHSPMGRGLIHSTAGGVLGGMAEAVLPWAFRGQMPPSMYYTSPYSVADNTLGPRLRRQQMEVERSLHQIWFFLFVFVVLCLLLF from the coding sequence ATGGAAGGTGGGGGAATGGATCAGGGTTGCATGGCTGCCATCACCAACAAACCAATAGTGTCTGATACTAAGCCGATGAAGAACATTAGTGGGGAGATGCCTGCAACTGCAACTGCTGGAAGTGGTTCCTTTGACTGCAATATCTGCCTTGACTTTGCCGCAGATCCAGTTGTTACCCTCTGTGGCCATCTCTACTGCTGGCCTTGCATCTACGAGTGGCTGCGCCCATCAGTGGGATCAGCTTCCACTGACAACAGGACTTTGGCCAGGCAGCAGTGTCCTGTGTGCAAGGCCGCACTATCTGCCGACAGCCTTGTGCCACTATATGGCCGTGGCGGTAGCTCCAAGAAATCGCTGGATGGCAAGGCCATTCCACGACGGCCAATGGTGCACCGGGAGAATGTCGAGCACCAGCACGCACAAAGCGCTGTCGACCACCGGCACCATCAGAACATGGTGGAGCCCATCCCTCCGCTCCGGCCATTGCGGCATGCGCACCACCACCATTCTGGTGCCACCGAATTCGACTTTGTCTACCCTCATTCGCCAATGGGGCGAGGCCTGATCCACTCGACGGCTGGAGGGGTGCTCGGAGGGATGGCAGAGGCGGTGCTTCCATGGGCATTCCGAGGCCAGATGCCGCCGAGCATGTACTACACAAGTCCTTACTCTGTCGCAGATAATACCTTGGGTCCCCGGCTGAGGCGGCAGCAGATGGAGGTGGAGAGGTCTCTGCACCAGATCTGGTTCTTCCTCTTTGTGTTCGTGGTGTTGTGTCTCCTCTTGTTCTGA